The following proteins come from a genomic window of Montipora capricornis isolate CH-2021 chromosome 9, ASM3666992v2, whole genome shotgun sequence:
- the LOC138015674 gene encoding potassium voltage-gated channel subfamily H member 6-like, with protein MPVSLGQQRMSSALSQEFSAEQRQNKNETGMSSKRKLTTRKLTSWTIHHKSIFKVTWDWFVLALVIYTSIEIPFATAFLGNDSQSIWKKLSSREPREIVNVVVDVMFIIDIIINFRTTFLDNASEAVISEPKKIAIHYLKTWFVVDFVAAIPFDFFIPTGAEGVGTNKLNEAVKLAGFLKTARLLRLIRVSRKMDRYSEFGLAVIFLLTAFFALIAHWLACVWNVIGEREKGVPYGWIQLLGDTIGSEPGVGTRYVTALYFTITSLTSIGFGNVAPNTDNEKIFAVLMMLTGALFYAVIFGNLTAIIQRLYSRTARYHQDVRVVNECIAIHGLPESLQTILRAYFTSEQAATRGDEIESIMYRFPESLQAEIRLRLSHRLFELFSIFDGLNDACLRALACVFRAEFFPHQVYLLKEGDQVTRLYFIVSGSVDVMQGTQCTMCLGPGDIAGCNILLQKRRPGHCLKSSVSLVAKVRTEAYLVTWKDLLHVTRVYPEMRKCLMNQMELSCDLQSSGKENEEQDRLDVIHVDSSVVHINGFSDDETVGGGEFVSISEQPLERLEAKLSYMEDTLSEIKMYLQNNDRSADNLRLSMSNSFSKTSIV; from the exons ATGCCTGTTTCTCTTGGACAACAG AGAATGTCCTCGGCTCTTTCTCAGGAATTTAGCGCAGAACAGCGTCAAAACAAGAATGAGACTGGAATGAGTTCCAAAAGGAAATTAACAACCAGGAAATTGACCAGTTGGACAATTCACCACAAGTCGATTTTCAAAGTAACATGGGATTGGTTCGTCCTCGCCTTAGTGATATACACGTCGATTGAAATCCCGTTTGCAACAGCTTTCCTTGGAAACGACAGCCAGAGTATTTGGAAGAAACTCTCCTCTCGAGAGCCACGCGAAATTGTCAACGTCGTTGTTGATGTCATGTTTATCATCGATATAATCATAAATTTTCGGACGACATTTCTGGATAATGCATCGGAGGCAGTCATCAGTGAGCCAAAGAAGATAGCCATTCATTATCTTAAGACGTGGTTTGTTGTGGATTTTGTAGCTGCCATACCATTTGATTTCTTCATACCAACTGGAGCTGAAGGGGTAGGAACTAATAAATTGAATGAG GCCGTCAAACTAGCGGGATTTCTGAAGACAGCTCGCCTTCTTCGCCTCATAAGGGTTTCCCGCAAGATGGATCGCTACTCCGAGTTCGGTCTGGCGGTAATCTTTCTCTTGACGGCATTTTTCGCGCTTATCGCTCATTGGCTAGCCTGTGTTTGGAATGTGATTGGCGAGAGGGAAAAAGGGGTCCCGTATGGATGGATTCAGCTACTTGGTGATACCATTGGTAGTGAGCCGGGTGTTGGTACTCGTTATGTCACTGCTTTGTACTTCACCATAACCAGTTTGACGAGTATTGGGTTTGGTAATGTTGCTCCCAACACAGACAATGAAAAGATTTTTGCCGTTTTAATGATGCTGACAGGAG CGTTGTTTTATGCGGTCATCTTTGGAAATCTAACAGCCATTATTCAGCGCCTGTATTCCCGCACCGCACGTTATCACCAAGACGTACGAGTGGTCAATGAATGTATTGCTATACATGGACTACCGGAATCACTACAGACGATTCTTAGAGCGTACTTCACTTCCGAACAGGCAGCAACCAGGGGAGATGAAATTGAATCG ATTATGTACCGCTTCCCAGAGTCTCTTCAAGCCGAAATAAGGCTTCGCTTAAGCCATCGTTTGTTCGAGCTGTTTAGTATTTTTGATGGTCTCAATGATGCGTGCCTGCGCGCCCTGGCCTGCGTGTTTCGTGCCGAGTTTTTTCCCCATCAAGTGTACCTGTTGAAAGAAGGCGACCAGGTTACCAGGCTGTATTTTATCGTGTCTGGTTCTGTGGATGTGATGCAAGGAACACAGTGTACCATGTGCCTTG GTCCTGGAGATATTGCTGGTTGTAACATCTTATTGCAAAAAAGAAGGCCTGGTCACTGTTTGAAATCTTCTGTGAGCCTGGTTGCCAAGGTTCGCACCGAGGCTTACCTTGTCACGTGGAAGGACCTTCTTCATGTCACCAGAGTGTACCCAGAAATGAGAAAATGTCTTATGAATCAGATGGAGTTGTCATGTGACCTACAATCCAGCGGCAAA GAAAATGAAGAACAAGACCGACTAGACGTAATCCATGTGGATTCTTCTGTTGTTCACATAAACGGCTTTAGCGATGATGAAACTGTGGGAGGCGGCGAGTTTGTATCGATAAGCGAGCAGCCTCTGGAGAGACTTGAGGCCAAGTTATCTTACATGGAAGACACACTCAGTGAAATCAAAATGTATTTGCAAAATAATGATCGCTCGGCCGACAATTTGCGACTGTCAATGAGCAATTCGTTCAGTAAAACCTCGATTGTGTGA
- the LOC138016311 gene encoding uncharacterized protein codes for MAAHAYKPGELFRRLHLDNVQQSEENQAYSGIVSEEDPMESHTSTVNNFTLPSRPSIAQAAQGKRKASENKEQSTAPKKTKKNPKNKAWSADQVELLLRYLKDFKTKCDFNGIDFEADLASMYTEIRRCMAADFPEEFGPEVVTEPIKPLKEMSEKEYEAFKKHRDSERTHLKKGYDRVKEKIRNVRQDFRTAVNKGTRSGSGKIVQENFDLLSEIWGGSPATTSLSFGIDADTLGTDISSEIHNETLEDATTVESTDSSSESLSAETPVLSPGQKKSKGVSLSNIPKLVDNKRRHMEKTLSQAQRDQLLMNTAKEDLLMKKEMMESFQQSNKTLEESISKMTMCLTSLGDGIASGMQMLAMALSGQPQNNVPQVSHPHFNTYSGFASPPSYGNNNYCTPLTRRSVPSQFSRIGSEEVMQSINEQGPILGPTRTLLEDESFQL; via the exons ATGGCCGCCCACGCTTACAAACCCGGCGAGCTTTTTCGCCGGCTTCATCTGGATAACGTGCAACAGagcgaagaaaatcaagcatATTCTGGGATTGTGAGTGAAGAAGATCCGATGGAGTCCCACACATCCACTGTCAACAACTTTACTTTGCCTAGTCGGCCGTCGATAGCACAAGCAGCGCAAGGCAAGAGAAAAGCCTCTGAGAACAAAGAACAGTCAACAGCCCCTAAGAAAACCAAGAAGAACCCTAAAAACAAGGCATGGAGCGCTGATCAAGTTGAGCTTCTTTTGAGATAcctaaaagacttcaaaacgaagtGCGACTTTAATGGAATCGATTTCGAGGCCGACCTGGCCTCTATGTATACGGAGATACGTCGGTGTATGGCTGCCGATTTTCCAGAAGAATTTGGTCCCGAGGTTGTTACTGAGCCTATAAAACCGCTCAAAGAAATGAGTGAGAAAGAATACGAAGCCTTCAAAAAACACAGAGATAGTGAAAGAACTCATTTAAAAAAAGGGTACGATAGAGTGAAAGAAAAGATTCGAAACGTgaggcaagatttccgcacagcaGTGAACAAGGGAACAAGAAGTGGTAGTGGGAAAATTGTTCAAGAAAATTTCGATCTGTTGTCTGAAATATGGGGTGGCTCGCCAGCTACCACGTCCCTTTCCTTTGGAATTGATGCAGACACATTAGGAACAGACATCAGCTCGGAAATACATAATGAAACGCTAGAAG ATGCAACAACTGTAGAGTCAACTGATTCCTCCAGTGAAAGCCTATCTGCAGAAACCCCAGTACTATCCCCAGGTCAGAAAAAAAGTAAAGGTGTCTCTCTCTCCAACATCCCCAAGTTGGTTGACAATAAGAGAAGGCATATGGAGAAAACACTGTCCCAGGCGCAACGAGACCAGCTGTTGATGAATACTGCTAAAGAAGATCTTCTCATGAAGAAAGAAATGATGGAGTCATTTCAACAATCAAACAAGACATTGGAAGAGTCCATATCAAAGATGACCATGTGTTTAACATCTCTTGGAGATGGAATTGCCAGTGGGATGCAAATGTTGGCAATGGCTCTCTCTGGTCAACCCCAGAATAATGTTCCTCAAGTTTCCCACCCACATTTCAATACATACAGTGGCTTTGCATCCCCACCTTCATATGGcaacaacaattattgtacCCCATTAACCAGACGTTCTGTACCCTCCCAGTTCAGCAGAATTGGTAGTGAGGAAGTGATGCAGTCCATCAATGAGCAAGGACCAATTCTAGGGCCTACTCGTACACTATTAGAAGATGAAAGCTTTCAGCTCTGA
- the LOC138015545 gene encoding uncharacterized protein → MADERRILAVSVLFCLLSALAAAFQCCGFLLSLLMIQSFRQRQLTAQATQQYNASVARLLRIRRRINRRGRMWRSSGRTEQWWLNLFNGILPEREWKKNLRMNRAVFMSVADELRPFLQPGRSPRGLDVLSVEKQLAITLYFLKDQGSLTMTANAFGVAHCTVSVVVRKVCNIITDVLGPRYIKLPNTVQEMKELIDGMENKYGFPQAFGCVDGTHIPIAQPSENPHDYFSYKLKYTLNVQGVCDWKGLFLDVDVKWPGSVHDGRVFGNSRINRLLREERLPMCYKEILPGYENIPVTLLGDPAYPLLPYCMKEFPNTRTNEEVIFNNMLRSARNPIECAYGRLKARWQILNKRNDMGLNVIPSIIYACFVLHNICELQGMNVEDDVVAQQMARDRLAQPENAPDRLYSFNTAEGAYVRNIITSFYKEHIPH, encoded by the coding sequence ATGGCGGACGAACGACGCATTTTGGCGGTCAGTGTTCTTTTCTGTTTATTATCTGCTCTCGCTGCAGCATTTCAATGCTGCGGCTTTTTACTGTCACTTTTGATGATACAAAGCTTCCGCCAAAGGCAGTTAACTGCTCAGGCAACGCAACAATACAATGCTAGTGTTGCACGACTTCTACGCATCCGAAGAAGAATTAACCGTCGAGGTAGAATGTGGAGAAGTTCGGGGAGGACAGAACAGTGGTGGCTCAACTTGTTCAATGGAATTTTGCCAGAAAGGGAGTGGAAGAAGAACTTAAGGATGAATCGTGCGGTTTTTATGTCCGTAGCAGACGAATTGCGACCCTTTCTTCAACCTGGTAGGAGTCCAAGAGGACTTGATGTGTTGTCAGTGGAAAAGCAACTTGCCATTACCCTATACTTTTTGAAGGATCAAGGCTCTCTCACGATGACAGCAAATGCATTTGGAGTTGCGCATTGCACAGTCTCCGTAGTTGTTCGAAAAGTATGCAACATTATTACTGATGTTTTAGGTCCAAGATACATAAAATTGCCCAATACCGTTCAAGAAATGAAGGAACTTATTGATGGCATGGAAAATAAATATGGTTTTCCACAGGCCTTTGGATGCGTAGATGGTACACATATTCCCATTGCACAACCAAGCGAGAATCCTCATGACTATTTTAGTTATAAACTGAAATACACCTTGAATGTTCAAGGAGTTTGTGACTGGAAAGGGCTATTTTTAGACGTCGACGTGAAATGGCCAGGGAGTGTGCATGATGGAAGAGTCTTTGGTAATTCGAGAATAAACAGACTTTTAAGAGAGGAAAGACTTCCTATGTGTTATAAAGAAATTTTACCAGGCTACGAAAACATACCTGTTACATTGTTGGGGGATCCTGCTTACCCCCTACTTCCATACTGCATGAAGGAATTCCCCAATACTCGCACAAATGAAGAGGTTATCTTTAATAACATGCTTAGGAGTGCTAGAAACCCAATAGAGTGTGCCTATGGCCGTCTTAAAGCAAGATGGCAaatcttaaacaaaagaaatgacatGGGATTGAATGTTATCCCCAGCATTATTTATGCCTGTTTTGTACTTCACAACATTTGTGAGTTGCAGGGCATGAATGTAGAGGATGATGTTGTTGCACAGCAAATGGCACGTGATAGACTGGCACAACCTGAAAATGCACCAGACCGGTTATATTCTTTCAACACTGCTGAGGGAGCTTATGTGAGAAACATAATCACATCCTTCTACAAGGAACACATTCCTCACTGA